In Rutidosis leptorrhynchoides isolate AG116_Rl617_1_P2 chromosome 2, CSIRO_AGI_Rlap_v1, whole genome shotgun sequence, one genomic interval encodes:
- the LOC139891182 gene encoding small ubiquitin-related modifier 2-like gives MSGVTNEEDKKPAADQGAHINLKVKGQDQNEVFFRIRRNTQLKKLMNAYCDRQSVEPNAIAFLFDGRRLRAEQTPDELEMEDGDEIDAMLHQTGGGAGFLGM, from the exons ATGTCGGGAGTAACAAATGAAGAAGATAAGAAGCCTGCCGCCGATCAAGGTGCTCATATAAATCTCAAGGTTAAAGGACAG GACCAGAATGAAGTGTTCTTCAGGATAAGGCGAAACACGCAGCTTAAGAAGCTGATGAACGCATATTGCGACAGGCAATCAGTTGAGCCTAATGCCATTGCTTTCTTGTTTGATGGCCGCCGTCTTCGGGCAGAGCAGACGCCAGACGAG TTAGAGATGGAGGATGGAGATGAAATCGATGCAATGCTGCACCAAACTGGAGGTGGTGCTGGTTTCTTGGGCATGTAG